GGTGTAGCCACATGTATGGATACATCATGTAGAGTTTATGCAATCTGCCTAGTGCATGTATGGGATCTCTTTTCCAGAatcctgatatccagaaagtacAGGATTTAAGAGAAGACCATCAtctatagtatttatatatacaaaaaaaaacttatccagaaaactaggAATCCCAATCACCCAGATAATAGttgccatacctgtattgaacATATTACATACTCTTCTGAACTTCAAAAAACTCTCAGTTAATACGTTTTTCTAGTTGACACATTAGCATgttaaacatttattattattattatatagcaccatcaatttatgcagcgctttacagaatagaggggtacaaaagacagaacagttaacatgtacatataaacaattcacaaaaatgtgtgCAGTTACATTGGATAAGGATCGGaggcactagggggagggccctgctcgcaagaacttacattctaaaagggagggctgagacataaggtcagggtaactagcatggcgttagagttcatgtaggtgtgtaaagtgacagtaagtgcggagtgagaggtaaAAACTAGTGGTTAGTGAATAtttgggggtttaggttataggcttgggtgaaaaggtgagtttaaagaaaccgtttaaaggcttggagagtctggcagtgcctaatgggacggggaagaatgttccagaggatggggcagcacgtgagaagtcctggatgcgagagtgagaggaggtgatgagtgaggagaaGAGAAGGAAGTCATGTGTAGAGCATTTgcagcaaaacatgtttttttcaatcaCCATACCCCTAGGTTAAATGGAGTGTTAGTGCCTCTAGTATTTCATACACAGTAGAAGGAATGGACTAACTGAGATAAACTTTAGGTCTATCCAGCCAGATAGCTTCACTGTTCAGACATGGATCCTCTCCCTTAATGAACCAACATTACAAGCAATTATACAGTCTGTCCAGGATTCTGCCCTTTCCTTTGGCAGCTGTGACCTGCTAAGGTTAAATGAGCCAATATGAGCCAATTCACCTGTCTGTCCTTGTTTCACTGGTACCCCCACTGCATGTAGTGGGCAATGGAACAGAAGATAATTTTTGTCACAATCATGCTCACATTAGATAAACATTCTGCCTACCTGCCAAAGTTAGTAAAAGCAGGCCTTGATCTGCATAAGCAGGCGGTAAGAGAGGAATTCCTTTCTGAAGATCTTATGCCATCTGTTGAAGGCTGGGTTTCATGTGCGCCTAatactgatattaaaaaaaaacatttaattaaatacattaaaacataaataatacaacAATTGAAACTCATGCACTCAACAACCAGACTATGTGAATATTACTTCCCATTCAGTATATTATAAAACATCACTATAATACCCAAAATAGGCCATACACAGTATGTGACATAACCCAAAAAAATTTGTGTCTAATGGAAATGTCCAGATTCTATAAAAGAAATTCTAGGCTGTATTGTacaatcacaaaattttcagcataCACAAAGTTGTTTAATGCAAGTATATTCTCAAGGATATAGTGGTCCAATCCGGCTTGTATACAGGCAATCTCTTCAGTTCACAGCAGTAAATCtagttttataaaaataatgcagGTTACCTGGAAAGGACCAGGCTGCAAATAGGTTTATTGCAGTGTTGCACACCCTGTGAAAGACCCAGTGGGTACTTCTTAGGTCTCAGGTTTTCATTCATTCAATTAGGACTTTTGGAATTTGCTTAACTCGGGTTATTCAATGCATTTTAGTGTGTGCCACTTTTTTATTATGTGCCATTAATAGTGGCAAATGATGTTTTGGTGAGAAACCATCTCTATAGAAAGGCAAAGGGCATAAATAACCTTGCACTCTCTATGGCTTATTTACAAAGTATACAAACTGATTCTGAGTTTCAtctacacaaaaaaaatacacttaCCTACTTCCTTACTTATTGCTTGTCTAACATCTTTCATGCATGTCATGTCTCCAGTGGTAGTAGCAGTAGGAACTTCTATTTTATGTTCTACTCTTTGcatgtcttttatttttattgtgctgTTCTGCAGCCATAGTCATGAAAAGAGTAAGAAAAAAGTCTCAGATAAGCTGGAAGTTTCAGCATTATAGATCAATATGAACTCAGAAATCATCTGCATTGATAATAATGTTCCCATGCTTCAGCTAGTAGTAGATGTGAGAATGTGAGAGCACCCAAGCAGAAGAAATAGGAGCGTGACTTACAATAGGATTGAATAAGTGAAACAATAGGTACCTGAAAGGACTTGGAAGGCACAGGAACTGAGATGGATGCACATACCATTAGTAAAacttacaaaaataaacatattggtttgagaataaaatgttaaatagtgGAATGCATTATTTGCAAATGCACCCAGCATAATATAGTATTAAAAACTACAGCtaaaaataatgacaaaaataaaataattgctaATAGAATCCTCCTGCACTTACCTAGGAGAGGTATGCATAAATGCATATATATCTCTACTATGTCCTAATTTAAGTCATCACTgttctatgtatatatgtatctcCAAAATACCAGCATGTGCTCTCTTTCTGCCCCTGAATCAGTTATACTGGCATATACATTAGTGatcttcaagaaggggttggatggctttttagctaATGAGAATACATGGTCATTAAAAACAGCTgctgatccaaggactggtccaATTTCCATACTGGAGtcaaaaaggaattattttccctCTCATGCAAATGcaagaggcttcagaagggtttcaactagcagttaggcaggttttatatagacaaaaaaggttgaacttgatggatgtgtgtcttttttcaacctaacttactatgttactatgcagtgtcggactggcccaccaggatactaggaaaactcccggtgggcccaggggtcagtgggccctcctactcctAGCCATTTGCCTACTTCATGATCATCCCCTATTtataatgggaacaaagaggagaaatagatggaaggatagatgctagcatataaataaaagagacttggagaatagaagtggttgagtgaggaaaggtttAAAAATAGGTTGGAGAGtggggcccatggtctaaggtttcctggtgggcccctggggtttcagtccgacactgctactATGACTACCTTACTCATTTTCTATCAGTATATAAGTACTGAAATGTACTGTATGACCATAACCTGCACTTTCATTTTCACCTGATAGTAGATTTGTAGGCCTTGCAGCTTTGTATGTATTCCACCATGTGTGTTATGTAATagctttttttgttgcatttttgttcatttttcattttgttgcattttttgtttagaaaattCTAATACATTGATTGTGCTGTTACCTGTTCTTTTACAATACGTTGTTCTGCCATCAGCTCTTGGTATCTTGTTCTACACTGTTCTTTCTCCTCACTCAGTTCAGATTCAAGCTTTTCCAGGTGTTCCTCAACCATTTGGAGCCTCCTGATAGAGGAGATGCTGATGTCTTGTAACCATCTTAATTCTGCTCTTAGCTCCTCACTTTCTTTGGACAGAAGTCAAATTAACATTTATGTTTATTAATTTGTACTACTTTTTGAGTGtgaatatgttttattaataagTGATTTTGGCTGAACTGTTGTGTTATCATCGAAGCAATGAGCTATTTTAGTGCATCACACCATCACTCAGAGATGCATGGAGTTAACGTCTACCAGTAATCAAGACATCTGGCTCATCAGGCTATTAACTTGCTTTTTCCAAGTGAGTAGTGGTGTTCCATCAATTaagtttttttggattttttttatagtcaTTATTAGTCATTATTTGTAGCTTCTCTGGGCAAGAAACATATTTCTGCTATTTTACTTGCAAGATCCTATAAATATAATGTGATTAGTTTTATTTAAAGTACTGAGTATCAGGTCTGCTATAGGAACAGCACATTTTACTAGGCACAGAATGTTTTTCATCCCAGTAAATCATAAAAATGACTATCCCTAAATAAATAACACCAAAGTACCTTTACTGGTCTACTGCAGATAGAAAAATAACTTCTATCTGTTCCTGAAATTGGACAATCTTTatctatattactatataatataGTGATTGTCTTCAAAGAAGTTTCCAAATAGGTTCTGTTCTGCAAAATGGGTGTTGGAGCTTAGCTTCAGACTACATCTTGCCATGCTCATATCCCTAAGCTTGCCAATAATTTGTGGTCTAGGTCATTACAAATAATTATGTCCTTCAATACCTGTATTCTGAGGGTTCTTGCTCAAAGACAGACCATTTCCACTTTTATGTGTACCAGCCTCTTCTACTTGACTCAGGGCAGATGTGATCTACAGAAAAGATGTTAGTGCATCCATCTCAGTGCGGACAATTTCACCTTGTTTAAAAAGACCATTTTTATGTACCATTGGTGGTCCCACTGCCAGAGCATAACTGGTGATTTTCAATAAAGCAGACAGATAGAAGGAGGGATGGATGGACGGActgacagacaggcaggcagagagagagggagatggacagatggatagatggatggatgatagatagatagatagatagatagatagataggtcatgATTTTTAAAAGGAGGATTGAATCGAAAATCTACAGAATTTTATAGCTCTAGTGAATCTGCCTAGTTCTAATATTTATGGTGCAAGTGAGGAACAATTCCTGTAATACCTTTATCACAGTATAAGGAACTCCCTGGTTTAGAACCAGGAACCTGATGTATACTGGTTGCTGATCCTCGAatttgagccacaggaggcagtgGTTTGATGGGTTATGTCAATTATTTTTTCCCCTGTCTGTGTTTCCTGATATCCTGTTATGTCCAGCTGCAGACAATAGCCCAATTAGTGGACTGTTTAAGCTTACCTGTGCTAGATCATTAAGCCCTTTTGCTAAGACCAAGCTTTTTGAGTTCCTGTCCTGTCCTGAGTTCCTTGAGTTCCTTTCCAAGTATCCTGAGATCCTGGCGTACTATTGCATTCTGACTCCCTGTTTTTGGACATCCGCTTGTGTGCTGCCTTCCCTGACCTTGGACTTGTTTGCTTGCTGCCTGCTCAGACCACTGTCTGTATTTGGACTTTTTTCTGCTAAGGTCCTTTtcatctttttatttattatattttttgttaatattCAGCATATGTATATAGATTGCAAATCTTGAATTTTTAGGGATGGTGCTGTGTCCCCTGCCACATAAACTAATTGTAAGGGTTCCAACTGTctgtaaatatttgtattattccAGGGCATGATATTCAAGATTACTTCAGAAAGTCCTGTTtctttagagcaggggtgtcaaactcaatcacataagggggctgaaatctaaaacacaggctaagtcgcgggccaatttttttattaatttatcacaatgtgtaaaaagtcgagtaaaggcccccatacacgggccgatagaagctgccaatatcagtcccttggaccgactcggcagcttatctgcccgtgtaggggcagaaacgagtgggctggccgaccgatatctggcctgaaattggccagatatcgatcggccaggttagaaaatccagtcggatcggggaccgcatcggctcattgatgcggtccctgaaccgactgccccattgccgcctacataaaccccagggccaaacgatcagattatttttttttttaacttcaagctccccgatatcgcccacccgtaggtggggatatcgggggaagatcgccaagcgagcggatcttaccgtgtatggggaccttaagacattaccggcgatgttgctcatagcagccaatagatgctttgctactgttgaaatctgattactgattggatgccttgggcaacattactggtaatgcttcactccactttttacacagcatgataaatataccccttagtcttagttactatgtgaggaaaatggaaattgatcaggctggatggtcacacactcaccaagggccacataaaacagccaggtgggccagatttggcccccaggccttgtgtttgacatatatgctttaGAGCAATTACTACTAGATAAGGGAgccaactgttttttttcttctattgtcCTACAATTAATATGCAGCTAAACCATCATTCTGTCTGATACACCTTGCCCAAGGGGAAAAGGTGTCATCTGATTACCTCTTGGGTGACCTGCAGTACAAGCTGCTGGGATGTATTATACCAAAACCTTGGGCTCtagaaagaaaaaggaacaaATATGAAAAGAAGGAAATGCAGTTTAAGAACAGAAATTAAAGAAATTagagaaatatgttttaaaaatgtattactcACGTAGCTGCTCTAGTCTCATaaaattattacttttttaaaaGGCATTTTCAAACATATTTGGTATCGATAACAAATTCGATATTAATAGGCACTGCCATTTCCTCATAAGCAAAAATGTTGACAAAATATGTGTTATTTTTGAAACCAAAATATGTGTTATTTTTGAAACCAACTGATGAGTGAATAGTGATAGTCATCTTGGTTGTTGCCAGAAGCAAAGTTTGACCTTCATAGTTATTTGTGTAAAAGAAACATGTATGTTTTAGCACAGAGGTCTGCTATGCCAGCTACGCTTAAGGAATCCACCTGTTTTTCTCTGTTGTTTGGTTGGTAATATGTTTTCCCAAGgagatatttttaaaaagttatcgTAATTGTAGTACAATAAAGCACTTAAAGAATTTTATCTTATGCAACTATTTGCAACAAAAGCAATATTGTCTGTGCTCATTAACTGTAGCAATGAAGCAAGAGTATCGCACAATATTAGGATTCCCTGGCAATATCTTTTGAGGGTTGTTAAACTGCCTACATTGTAGAATGGATTTCTCTTTGACAAATGTGCATGCCAAACCTAACCGAACCTCCATATTTTTTTATCAATTTGGACACTTCAATCCTTTCATTAAAAAGGCAAAACATGAGATAAAAGCATTATAGCAGAGACCATAATACACTGGATGCAGGAACTGTAGTGAACCAAGAATCTCACAAGGATAAGATGTTTGTTCTAAAGACTAACTCAAGGAGGACAGTATAggttgtatttattaacactgcagacaaacatcaccggtgacattgcccatagcaaccaatcggcaaatagatttgaacggtcacctacaagttagaaaacaaagcaaaaatctgattgtttgctataggcaaaatcactggtgatgctcttctccaatgttaataaatacaccctatCTGTACTCAGTAGTAAAGCAGAATAGTTCAAACaggatttttatatataaatgaataaact
This sequence is a window from Xenopus tropicalis strain Nigerian chromosome 2, UCB_Xtro_10.0, whole genome shotgun sequence. Protein-coding genes within it:
- the LOC100496975 gene encoding uncharacterized protein LOC100496975, whose protein sequence is MDVTQLLTSVKKSFCKILSICNLAWSPRFWYNTSQQLVLQVTQEITSALSQVEEAGTHKSGNGLSLSKNPQNTESEELRAELRWLQDISISSIRRLQMVEEHLEKLESELSEEKEQCRTRYQELMAEQRIVKEQNSTIKIKDMQRVEHKIEVPTATTTGDMTCMKDVRQAISKEVVLGAHETQPSTDGIRSSERNSSLTACLCRSRPAFTNFGRTSAWTSCKHLRVFVPRSPLDLKIGSRVKVLLPSGRIGTGGVCTMGLVPEKAELQVGVHIEEPENWQCKVVFEGQHSCTGKQDNGISIPFSKILMVWE